The stretch of DNA GCGGCGGCGTGGCCCAAGGACCTGTCCAATCCGGCCGCGGACAAGGGCGACCTGATTCTTCCCATGCCTTGCGGCGGCGCCATGGCCTTCCGCAAGGTGCTGATTCCCAACCAGGGGCCGCTCAACGATTACGGCATCGTCGTGGGCGGGGACGATGCGGACCACGCCTACGCCGAGCACCCGCGGCCGGCCCAGATCGCCGGGAGCTTCGATCAGGACGCCAAGACCCGCTACTACCTCATCGGCAAATACGAGGTGAACCGCGCCCAGTACGCCGCTCTGGGCTCGCAATGCCAGCCTCCGGCTGACGATCAGCGGCTGCCGCAGAACAACGTCACCTGGCTGGAGGCGATGGCGTTCGCCGACCGCTACACCCAATGGCTGCTGAAAAACGCCGCCGACAAGCTGCCGAAGGATGGCCAGCAGCCCGGCTTCTTGCGCCTGCCGACCGAGGTGGAATGGGAATTCGCCGCCCGTGGCGGTCTCGCCGTGCCGGTCGCGCAGTTCCGGGAGCGGACGTTTCCGATGGAGGATGACATGGTGCGCTACGTCTGGTTCGAAGGCACCGAATCGGCCAACGGCAAACCCCAGCCCATCGGCATGCTCAAGCCGAATCCGCTGGGTCTGCATGACATCCTCGGCAACGTGGACGAAATGGTCTTCGAACCCTACCGCTTGAACCGACTCGACCGGCTCCACGGTCAGGCCGGCGGCTTCGTGGTGCGCGGCGGCAACTACTTCACCCCGCAGGCCGAGGTGCGTACCGCCCAGCGCATCGAGGTGCCGTTCTACGTCAAAGGCGAGCCGCGGCGGGCCGAGACCACGGGATTCCGGCTGGTCATGACGGCGCCGGTGGAATCCTCCCGCGAAAAGCTCAAGTCGCTGCGGGAGGGCTGGAACAAACTGGGCTCGGCGGCGATCGCGGCGGAAGCCTCGCCGGGCCAGCCCCAGTCCATCGATGCCAAGGCGCTGGACGACCCGGTCGCTGAGCTGGGGGTGATCTCGGACGCGGCGCAGGATGCCAACATGAAGAACCGGCTCAGGAACGTCCAGAACCGGCTCAAAATGACCATCCAGGAACGCGACGACCAGCGCAAGCTGGCGGCCAAGGCGGCATTGCGTCTGGGGGCTTTCCTCTGCCAGAAGATGGGGGCAGACGGGAAATGGGTCGATGCCGCGGAAACCCTCCTCAAGCAGCGGGAGGCGGCGTTCGGTGCGGACGACCCGGGCGTCAAGTCCCGCCGCGACCAGTTGAAGGGCGATCGTGCTGCCCTGACGGAAAATCTCTTGTACTATTCCGAAACGATCCTGGGCGCCGCGGCGATCTACGACGGACCGGTGCTGGGCGAACAGTTCGAGGTCCTGAAAACCGAGCTGGAATTGAAAAACTACCAGGCCTTGCTCGGCTACGCCGATACCTATTACCGGCAGTTGATGGCGTATCGCGGGAATCCGGCGGTCAGGCAGAATGCCTGGCTTAACGACTGCAAGGCGCTGAACAAGAAATAGGCGGGTATGGATTGAACGTTCTGAACCATTCGAACAGGGTCGATACGCCTCCCCGGCCTCCGGGACGGCGGCGTCTCATCGCCGGGGCGCTGATCCCGGCGCTGCTCGTCTCCGGCTGCGCCAGCACCGGCGGCTACCGTCAGTCCTATGCGAGTTCCAGCCAGGCGCGCCTGGCCCAGCTTTCCGAAGCCTACAACCAGACGCTGGCGGAAGGCTGCGTCACCGGGGCCGCGGTCGGCGGCCTGGCCGGCGGCCTGATCGGCAGAGACTGGAAAGGCGCGGTGGCCGGCCTGCTCGCGGGCGCCGCCTTGGGCTGTGCCGCGGGAAGTTACATGGGCAACCTGCAGAACAGCTATGCCCGCGAAGAAGACCGGCTGAATGCGGTGATCATCGACATCCGCCGCGACAACCAGTCTCTCGCCGAGTTGATTCCCGTCGCCCAGCGGGTCGTCGAGGACAACAAGGCGCGGGTCGCGGAGCTGAACAAAGCCATCGCTTCGGGGCGGATGACCCGCGCGCAGGCCGCCGGCCAGCTTGCCGATCTCGATGCGAGCCGGTCCCAATTGCAGGCGACGCTGGGCAGCGCCAAGAAGCGCCTGGCCGAGCAGCATGCGGCGATCGCGATGAACACGCGCAACGCCAATCCCCAATTGGCGAACATCGCGCACGAGGAGCTGGCGCGAAAGGAACAGCAGGTCCAGGCGCTCGAATCGGAACTGAATACGCTCACCCAACTGCGGAGTGTGGACCGTGTCGGCTAGACGCCTCCCGTTTCCCCGCCCAGCGATCGTTCTGCCGGCGGCGCTCGCCATCCTGGCCACCGGCTGCGCCACCACCGACTGCGATCCCGGCCGCGGCGGCTTCTTTCGCGGCATCGGCTGTTCGGCGAGCGGCAGCTACGGTCAGAGGCAGCAGCAGATGCAGTCCACCATCAGCCGGGAGCAGCAGACCCAGGCCGGCTTGCGGAGCGAGTACGCGCAGGCGAACCAGGCCGCCATCGAAACGGACGCCCAGCGGCAAGCCGCCGAAAAACAATATGCGGATCTGCAGGGCGACATCGATGCCCTGAACGCCCGATTGGCTCGGTCCAAATCGAAGAAAAAGGATCTGAGCCGCGAGATCAAGAGCGTCCAGAATCAGCTCGATCTGCTCAAGGCGGATACGATGTCGCCCCGGGCCGAACTCGACAAGCGGCGCGCCGAGCTGGACCGGCGATTGAAGGAACTGGAGCGGGAAGTCGATCTGGCGCGTGGCAAATGAACGAAAAAACCGAAACTCAAACGGGAATGAAGAAAAGCACTGGATTGCCGGCCGTGCTGGCAATGGCCTTGTTCGCAGGCACGGGCGTGGCGGCACAGGACGCGCCGAGCCTGCGGGAGCAGATCGAAAAGCAAAAGGCCGAGAACGAGGCGCTCAAGGCGAAAATCGCCAGGATCGAGCAGGTTCTGAAAACCGATGTCTGTTCGAATCCCGAAGCGGCCAAACTTCTGGAATCGGGAGAAGCGGCCGATTCGTCCCCGCAAAAGGAACCGGAAGCGCCGAAGTAGCGCATGGTCGAAGGGATGGGCCGGTTCAGGACGAAAGCGGGGTCAGCGGGCAGGCAGGACGTGACGCAAAGGCCCTGCACGGCAATGTCAAACCCCCCTCAAAGCCGGCCTGCTCGACAAGACCGAAGCCGGACTTGGCGAAGTCCTTCGACAAGGTCCAACACGACGTCTTGATGGCGACGCCTGACATCGCCACGGGCCCCTTCTCGTGAACCGCTCTTAGGTAGCGGACCCGCATGCCGGGTGGTGTGGGGACCGGGGTCTAGAAACCCCCGGTTACCCGATTAGCACTTTTACAGTTGCAGGTAATTGAGCCATTGATTCAGCGATATGAACTTTGTTGCGGCTTGTTTTACTTCTTGCGTGGCATGATCCCAGAAGACGACGACAACCCTAAATCCTTCGCTCTTCAAGTCTTCAATCACAGGCATGTAGTCTTTGTCGCCAGCAACCAGAACAATTTCAGCATTTGCCTTGTCGATCTTGGTGTAAGCGTCTTTTGTCATTGCGTGCGCGATTGCAACATCAACCTTCTTTTCCTTCCAGGAAAGGCTTCGGTCATAGGTTTTAACTTCGAAGACCTTTCGTTCAACCATTTTCCAGAAGCTGTCAGAGGGTGGCGGCGGCCCCCGAAGTTTTGCGCACCCAACCTCCTGTCCGTCACCGCAGAGATATTCGTACAACTTGCCGTAATCGAGTTTGTAGCTCCAATCAAAAACCCGTCGGTGCGCGGCTTTATCGCGCAGCGTCCGCTGGACCGCCGGGTTGGGCAACTTGGCTGACAAGGGGGAATCGCTCAGGATGCCGAATTGACTCAACCGCTAGGTCGACATCTAGTTCCGGCCAGTAGAGATGGTTTTCGGAAGGTAGCTCTATATGCAGGATCTTTCCAACTGCGACATCCCGAAACCACGGGAACTCAGAAAATGGTAGAAACAACTCTTCTTCGTGCAGCAAGACCCAGAAGCCGTGCAGCGAGATATTTGTTACCTCAACCGGGGAAATGTCTGCGCCACGCGCTACGGATGTCATTCTCATGCTCCTGAACTAAACGAAGTGCTTCAGATATTTCCCGCTTCGAAAGACCTGTATGCTGCGCAACCTCGATAGTTGGCTCAAGCCAAAACTTGGCTTCACCATTTTGACCTTGGACATGCAACCTCGGCTCATCTCGTGAGAAGAAGTAGAAGCGGAAACCGCCCTCACGGAAAACTGTTGGACTCATAGGAAGGATGATACGCGTAACGCTGTTGTTGCCCAACAACTAATTGAATGGTTTCCGTTTATCTTCCGTGAAGCTTCTACCACACCGTCTTCCGGTCGGCAACGCCTTTGATTTTGTTGGGCTATCCTTCTGTTTATCACCCCTTTTCCGAAGATAGACAGATCTGGATACCATCCCATGCTGACTCTCCCCGCAGAACTGACCCATCGCCATGAGACCCGGCTGGCGCGAGATGGCGTTCTTGTCACGGCGCTCGATCGACTGTGACGGTAAAGCCGCACTCCTGCGGTCTTCCGGCGGTTACCACCCTGCTTCCTTCTCTGGGCTGGCGGTGATCTTGTGAAGGGTGAGATCGGCGCCTTCGAATTCTTCTTCAGGGTCCAGGCGCAGGCCGACCGATTGCCTCAGGAGGCCATAGACGGCGAAGCCGCCGGTCAGGGCGATTGCAATCCCCAGTCCCGTCCCCCATACCTGGGCCATGAAGCTGATGCCGCCGATGCCCCCCAGCGCGCTTTGGCCGAAGATGCCGGCGGCCACGCCGCCCCAGGCGCCGCAGAGCCCGTGCAAGGGCCAGACGCCGAGCACGTCGTCGATTTTCCAGCGGTTCTGGGTCAGGGTGAACAGGGAGACGAACAGGAAGCCGGCGACCGCGCCGACGACCAGCGCGCCGGCCGGATGCATCAGGTCGGAGCCGGCACAGACGGCGACCAGACCGGCCAAGGGACCGTTGTGGACGAAGCCGGGATCGTTGCGGCCGGCGAGTAGGGCGGCGAGGGTGCCGCCGACCATGGCCATGAGCGAGTTGACGGCGACCAGGCCGCTGATGCCACCCAAGTTCTGGGCCGACATGACGTTGAAGCCGAACCAGCCGACGGTGAGGATCCAGGCGCCGAGCGCGAGGAAGGGGATGCTGGACGGCGGGTGGGCGGCGATCATGCCGTCGCGGTGGTAGCGTCCGCGGCGCGGTCCCAGCAGCAGCACGGCGGTGAGCCCGATCCAGCCGCCGAAGGCATGCACGACCACGGAACCGGCGAAGTCATGGAACTGTGCGCCGAACC from Methylococcus geothermalis encodes:
- a CDS encoding ammonium transporter — translated: MTKSADVLFVLLGAIMVLAMHAGFAFLEVGTVRRKNQVNALVKIISDFAMSTIAYFFIGYYLAYGVHFFDDAQTLTVDNGYGLVKFFFLLTFAAAIPAIISGGIAERSKFNPQLAATFLLVGFVYPLFEGIAWNSNLGFQGWLQARFGAQFHDFAGSVVVHAFGGWIGLTAVLLLGPRRGRYHRDGMIAAHPPSSIPFLALGAWILTVGWFGFNVMSAQNLGGISGLVAVNSLMAMVGGTLAALLAGRNDPGFVHNGPLAGLVAVCAGSDLMHPAGALVVGAVAGFLFVSLFTLTQNRWKIDDVLGVWPLHGLCGAWGGVAAGIFGQSALGGIGGISFMAQVWGTGLGIAIALTGGFAVYGLLRQSVGLRLDPEEEFEGADLTLHKITASPEKEAGW
- a CDS encoding glycine zipper 2TM domain-containing protein — translated: MNVLNHSNRVDTPPRPPGRRRLIAGALIPALLVSGCASTGGYRQSYASSSQARLAQLSEAYNQTLAEGCVTGAAVGGLAGGLIGRDWKGAVAGLLAGAALGCAAGSYMGNLQNSYAREEDRLNAVIIDIRRDNQSLAELIPVAQRVVEDNKARVAELNKAIASGRMTRAQAAGQLADLDASRSQLQATLGSAKKRLAEQHAAIAMNTRNANPQLANIAHEELARKEQQVQALESELNTLTQLRSVDRVG
- a CDS encoding NYN domain-containing protein; translation: MSQFGILSDSPLSAKLPNPAVQRTLRDKAAHRRVFDWSYKLDYGKLYEYLCGDGQEVGCAKLRGPPPPSDSFWKMVERKVFEVKTYDRSLSWKEKKVDVAIAHAMTKDAYTKIDKANAEIVLVAGDKDYMPVIEDLKSEGFRVVVVFWDHATQEVKQAATKFISLNQWLNYLQL
- a CDS encoding DUF4160 domain-containing protein, giving the protein MSPTVFREGGFRFYFFSRDEPRLHVQGQNGEAKFWLEPTIEVAQHTGLSKREISEALRLVQEHENDIRSAWRRHFPG
- a CDS encoding formylglycine-generating enzyme family protein, producing MWIQDRETRGGVISALRDGLIRSLVPLLLIAGSPGPAAAWPKDLSNPAADKGDLILPMPCGGAMAFRKVLIPNQGPLNDYGIVVGGDDADHAYAEHPRPAQIAGSFDQDAKTRYYLIGKYEVNRAQYAALGSQCQPPADDQRLPQNNVTWLEAMAFADRYTQWLLKNAADKLPKDGQQPGFLRLPTEVEWEFAARGGLAVPVAQFRERTFPMEDDMVRYVWFEGTESANGKPQPIGMLKPNPLGLHDILGNVDEMVFEPYRLNRLDRLHGQAGGFVVRGGNYFTPQAEVRTAQRIEVPFYVKGEPRRAETTGFRLVMTAPVESSREKLKSLREGWNKLGSAAIAAEASPGQPQSIDAKALDDPVAELGVISDAAQDANMKNRLRNVQNRLKMTIQERDDQRKLAAKAALRLGAFLCQKMGADGKWVDAAETLLKQREAAFGADDPGVKSRRDQLKGDRAALTENLLYYSETILGAAAIYDGPVLGEQFEVLKTELELKNYQALLGYADTYYRQLMAYRGNPAVRQNAWLNDCKALNKK
- a CDS encoding DUF2442 domain-containing protein yields the protein MRMTSVARGADISPVEVTNISLHGFWVLLHEEELFLPFSEFPWFRDVAVGKILHIELPSENHLYWPELDVDLAVESIRHPERFPLVSQVAQPGGPADAAR